One region of Paraburkholderia acidiphila genomic DNA includes:
- a CDS encoding MurR/RpiR family transcriptional regulator, with protein sequence MPDSFDQLAALIRARFSDLSPQFQTGAAFLLDHPDEVAVSSMRKVAERANVQPASLVRLSQQLGFPGWNELRDLFVARVRTRPEPLSSRARSLVAGSAKDGLARDLLVAQQHNLETSAAHNTRSMVEAARVLRRAKHVHVAGFRSCYAVAFGLVYGYRLFRPAVSLLGGEAGTLEMQLLGIERDSATIVVSFAPYSVEAVRVAEAALAKGSRLIAITDSAVSPIALNADKALIFTHESPSFFPSLVAATALAESLVAHLLALEGSGAIAQLEQAERTLNARGVYVP encoded by the coding sequence ATGCCAGACAGTTTCGACCAGCTCGCCGCGCTGATCCGCGCGCGTTTCTCCGACTTGAGCCCGCAGTTCCAGACCGGCGCTGCCTTTCTGCTCGACCATCCCGACGAAGTGGCCGTCTCGTCCATGCGCAAGGTAGCCGAGCGTGCCAACGTGCAGCCCGCTTCGCTCGTGCGGCTTTCCCAGCAACTGGGCTTTCCGGGCTGGAACGAACTGCGGGACCTGTTCGTCGCACGGGTGCGCACGCGGCCGGAGCCGCTATCCTCGCGGGCGCGCTCGCTCGTGGCGGGCAGCGCGAAGGACGGTCTTGCGCGCGACCTGCTCGTGGCGCAACAGCACAATCTGGAAACCAGCGCCGCGCACAACACACGCTCGATGGTCGAGGCGGCGCGCGTATTGCGCCGCGCGAAACACGTGCACGTGGCGGGCTTTCGCTCGTGCTATGCGGTGGCGTTCGGGCTCGTCTATGGTTACCGCCTGTTCCGGCCTGCCGTTTCCTTGCTGGGCGGCGAGGCGGGCACGCTGGAGATGCAGTTGCTCGGCATCGAGCGCGACAGCGCAACGATTGTTGTCAGCTTCGCACCGTACTCGGTTGAGGCCGTGCGCGTGGCCGAGGCCGCGCTCGCCAAAGGCAGCCGCCTGATCGCGATTACCGACAGCGCGGTCTCGCCCATCGCACTGAACGCCGACAAGGCGCTGATCTTCACGCACGAAAGCCCGTCGTTTTTCCCTTCGCTCGTGGCGGCGACGGCGCTGGCAGAATCGCTTGTTGCCCATCTGCTGGCGCTCGAAGGCTCGGGCGCGATCGCACAGCTCGAACAAGCCGAACGAACGTTGAACGCCCGCGGCGTTTACGTGCCCTGA